The stretch of DNA CGGGGCCGGCGGCGCGACCGAGATCTCGGAGGCGGCCTGGGATCGTGGAATGGCGGTCCTGGTCAAGTCGATGTTTCTGGCGACCAAGTACGCGGTGCCGCACATGCGGGAGAGCGGCGGCGGCTCGATTGTGAACCTGTCGTCGGTGCATGGGCTGCTGACGGCCGCGAAGTCGCTGATCTACGAGGCCGGCAAGTTCGCGGTGATCGGCGTGACCAAGCAGATGGCCTGCGACTACGGCCAGGACGGGATTCGGGTGAACGCGATCTGCCCTGGGCACATCGTGACGGAGCGGATGCAGCAGCGCTGGGACACCAACCCTGAGGGGCTGCGCTTCTTCGAGCAGCAGTACCCGCTGCGGCGGACGGGCCGCCCGGTCGATATCGCCAATGCCATCGTGTTCCTCTGCTCGGAGGAGGCGTCGTTCATCACCGGGCACGCGCTGGTCGTCGACGGCGGCCTGACGATCCAGTTGCAGGAGAACCTGGGCGTGGCCCAGGCCCGCTACGCGCAGCAGCGGCCTGACCTCGAGTTCCCGTACTGAGGGTGTGACGGGCGGCGGCTGGTACGATACCCATGCGAGGCCCACACGGGAGGAGCACGATGACGCTGACTGGCCGCCGCCTGACCCTGGACGAGTTCCTGGCGCTGCCCGAGGAGAGCCCGGCCCTCGAATTCATCGACGGGGTGGTGGTACCCAAAGTGTCGCCAAAGATGTACCACGGTCGGATTCAGTCGAAGTTCGTTGAGCGCGTCAACGTCTACGCCGAGCCCCGTGAGCTTGCGGTGGCCTTCTCTGAGACGCGAGCCACGTTCGGCGGGCAAAGCCGCATCCCTGATGTGGGCGTCTACCGATGGTCCCGCGTACCTCAGGATACGGATGGTAAGGTCGTCACGGACTCGTTCGTACCCTGGGACATCGCGGTCGAGATCGTCTCGCCAGATCAAAGCCGGTCCGACGTAGCTGACAAGTGTCAGTGGTACTGCGCCAATGGCGTCGAGATCAGTCTGATGATCGACCCGATCCGAGAGGATGTTCTTCGGTTCGGAGCGGATGGCTCGCGCATCGTGGTGCGAGGCGACGATGTCATTGACCTTGAGAGCGTCATCCCAGGCTTCCGCATCACACCGTACGAACTGTTCTCGGCGCTGTATTTCGGACGCCGGTAGTCGAGCGTGCCCTGGAAGCATTGACGCGAGCGCCCGATACGCTCGACGTGGCTTCGACACGCCGAGATCCCCCCCGAGGGTGTGACGGGCGGCGGCTGGTACGATACCCATGCGAGGCCCACGCGGGAGGAGCATGATGACGCTGACTGGCCGCCGCCTGACCCTGGACGAGTTCCTGGCGCTGCCCGAGGAGAGCCCCGGACTTGAGTACCTCGACGGGAGGGTCGTACGAAAGGTGTCCCCAAAAGCGTATCACGGTGCGACCCAGTATGCTCTCACCGAGAGGGTGAACCTGTACGGGCGTCCCCGTCGACTTGCACGGGCATTTCCCGAAACGCGCGCAACATTCGGGGGCTGGTCGCCCGTCCCGGATGTTGGGGTGTATCGCTGGGAGAATCTGCCGAGACGAGCGGATGGTAAGCTCCTCAGGGAATTTCAGACGCCGTGGGATATCGTTGTCGAGATCGTCTCGCCGGACCAAAGCCGGGCTGACCTTAAGGCCAAGTGCCGTTGGTACTGCGCGAACGGGGTGGAGATCAGCCTGATGATCGATCCCGACCGCGAGGATGTGATCTGCTTCGGCGCGGATGGCTCACGCGTTGAGCTGCGCAACGAAGATCGAATCGACCTGGATAGCGTCCTACCCGGCCTTCATCTCACGCCAGACGACCTCTTCTCAGAGTTGTACGCGGACTAGCCGGAGCACGTTCGCCTGGGTAGGCATGGTCCGGGTACACTCGGCGCATGAGTGTCTGCCTGTTTGATGCCGTCATCTTCGACATGGACGGCGTGCTGCTCGACTCCGAGCCGATCTACCTCGCGGCCACCAACGGCGTGCTGGCCCGCGAGGGCAAGTACCTCAGCCCTGAGGAGAACGCGCGCTACATCGGGGTGCGGTTCCCGGACATGCTGGCCGAGATCATCCCGGCGATGGGGCTGGCCCACGACGCCGCCTACTATATCGCCGAGACGCGCCAGCAGGTGCTGATCGAGTTCGGGAAGCCGCTGACGCCGCCGGCGGGCGCGCGAGAGCTGATCGAGCGGCTGGTGGATCACGGCGTGCCGCGCGCGGTCGGATCGTCGAGCGGGCACGGCTGGGTCGAGCAGATCCTGACGAACCTGGGCGTCCGCCAGTATTTCGACGTGATCGTTGGCGGCGACGACGTGCAGCATGGCAAGCCAGAGCCGGACATCTTCCTGCGCTGCGCCGAACTGCTCGGCGTGCAGCCGGAGCGTTGCGCCGTCATCGAGGACTCGGCCAATGGCGTGCTGGCGGCGCGGCGGGCCGGCATGACAGCCATCGGGCTGCGAACGGCCTCGACGGCGACGCTGGTACTGGAAGGGTGCCTGGCCGTGGTGGACACGTTCCACGAAGCGGCCGGCCACCTCGGCGTGGCGCTCGAACGGTAGCCGTCCGTTCCCCGCACGTCATCGCGTCTTGCGCGCGGGCAACGGCGGACGCGCGCTCACACGACGAGAAGGTCGTTGCGGGCCGCTGCGATCTGCTGCCGGACGATGCCCTGCACGCGAGCCGTGATCGCCTCGGGGCTGGGTTCCTCGGCCGCAAGCTCGGCAGCATCGATCGGCTCGCCGTAGGTCACACGGATCGTCGTCGGGCCGAACGACGGGAACGCGACCTGGAGCACGGCCACCAGATCCTCGCGCCGACGGAGCGTCGGACGGCGGCGGATCAACGGTCCGAACCAGTTCCAGGTGCTCAACGAGAGCACGCCGACGATGGAGGTCGGGACGACTTTCAGCGGGATGCCCTGGCGCGCGGCCATCCTGACCATCGTACCGATACCGGCCGACCACGGTTGAAACGGCTCGGTGGGAAAGTCGTCACCCGGGCCGTGCCGCCCGATCAGCACCGGCTCGGGCTCCAGGTGGCCGGCCGGGAAGATCAGCAGTGGCGTGCCCTCGCGCAGGACGCGCAAGACCTCGCGCAGGCTGCCGGAACGGCCGGGGCCTTCATCTGGCAGGAGGAGCAGGTTCGGGGCCAGCGAGGAGAGCAGATTCAGCAGCGGCTGCGGCCGGGCGATGGCCCGGATATCCTGTCGCGGCAGCGTGGCGTAGATCGCCAGCGTGTCGAACATGCCCGGATGATTCGAGGCCAGCAGCAGCGGCCCGTCAGCGGGAATCGACTGCGCGCCGCGCGAGTCCACCGTGCCGTTGTAGCGGGCGCAGATATCGACGGCGGCGTGGGCAAGCCCGTGGCTGTCCAGACGCTCGTTGAAGTGCGCCATACTGTCGGCGAAGCGCCGCAGTTGGCCGCGCATGCCGATCTGGAGCGCGTTCCGCGCAAACCACGAGGTGTGCACGCCCGCCAGCTGCACGAGATCGCGCCGGCAGACCTCGTGAAACTGGCGGAGCCGCTCGGCCTCGTCAAGGCCGGTTGCTGATTGGGCAGGAGCAAGCGCGACCATATGGGCACAGCATACGCGATTCTGCCGCTCGTGTCTGTCGTCTCGCGAACAGATACGTGAAGGAGTGGATCGAGGGTCGCGGATGGTGGGGCGTGGATGATTGTGCAAACGTGCAAGTTGCAATTGTCGTCCTGAGCGCAGCGAAGAACCTCACCCGCTGACGCGAACGTTGACGGCCAGTGGGTGACACGAACGTTGACGGTCAGCGGGTGGGGTGCAAGGTGACGCTCGGCGGGTGGCGCGAGCGTTGACGGTCAGCGGGTGAGGTCCTTCGCTGCGCTCAGGATGACATGGGGAGTTGCTTCCTTTCACCGCATCATTCCCACGCCCACGCCCACGCCCACGCCCACGCCCACGCCCACGCCCACGCCCCACGCCCACGCCCTCAGCTCAGGCGCTGCTTCAGCCTCGGGTCCAGCATGTCGCGGAGGGCGTCGCCGAACAGGTTCGCGGCCATGATCGTGATGGTGATGGCCAGGCCCGGGAACACGATCAGCCACCAGGGCGGCCGGAACGCCTCGCTCAGCACGCCGCCGAGCATGCGGCCCCACGTCGGCGTTGGCTCGGGCACGCCGATGCCCAGGAACGCCAGCGCTGACTCGGCAAAGATCGCCGTGCCCAGGTTGGCGCTGAAGATCACCAGGAACGGCGCCAGACACTGCGGCGCAACGTGGCGCACCATCACCCGGAGGGACGTCGCTCCGATGCAGCGGGCCGACTCGACGTACGAGGTCTCCTTGACCGACAGCACGACGGCCCGGATCACCCGCGTTGAGAGTGGCACCCGCGAGATGGCGATGGCGATGATGACCGTCTCCAGACGTGGCCCGAGGCCGGCCATCAGCAGGATCGCCAGGATCAGGCCGGGGAACGAGAGCATGATGTCCAGCACGCGCTGGCTGATCATGTCGAAGCGGCGGCCGATGTAGCCGGACGCTACGCCCCAGACGAACCCGATGGAGTCGCCCAGCAGCACCGAGGTGACGGCCACCAGCAGGCTGATCCTCGCCCCGTAGAAGATGCGCGAGAGGACATCACGGCCCAGGTAGTCGGTCCCGAGCAGATACTGGAGCGACGGCTCGCGGCGGGTGGCGGCGAAGTTCGCGGCCAGCGGATCGTACGGGCTGACGACGCTCGCGAATGCGCCGATGCCGAAGATCACCAGCAGCGCGATGGCCGCCCCGGTGCCGAGCAGCGACGAGCGGTAGAACCGAACGAGGAAGCTGGTCCGCGGTCGCCGTCGCATCTGCGTCGGCGCGGCGACTTCCCCCATGGGGGCCGGTCCGGGCCGCGCGTCCGGGGCCATCTCAAGCGGCCTTGCCATACGGTGTAGCTCCATTGCCAGCACAGCGCTGGCCGATGTCTCGGCAGCCTAGCTGTACCGGATGCGGGGATCGATGAGCGCGTAGCTGACGTCCACCATCAGGTTCACCAGGATGAACACGACGCCGTAAAACAGGGCCAGGTTCTGGATCAGCATCCAGTCTCGCTCGGTGACAGCCATCACCAG from Chloroflexota bacterium encodes:
- a CDS encoding SDR family oxidoreductase yields the protein MERLSGQVAIVTGGATGIGGATARRLAEEGAKVLIADINPALAQENVERIRANGGIAEAMQADTGSHDDIKAMVQRAVDEWGSLRILVNNAYSPSGADGAGGATEISEAAWDRGMAVLVKSMFLATKYAVPHMRESGGGSIVNLSSVHGLLTAAKSLIYEAGKFAVIGVTKQMACDYGQDGIRVNAICPGHIVTERMQQRWDTNPEGLRFFEQQYPLRRTGRPVDIANAIVFLCSEEASFITGHALVVDGGLTIQLQENLGVAQARYAQQRPDLEFPY
- a CDS encoding Uma2 family endonuclease, with translation MMTLTGRRLTLDEFLALPEESPGLEYLDGRVVRKVSPKAYHGATQYALTERVNLYGRPRRLARAFPETRATFGGWSPVPDVGVYRWENLPRRADGKLLREFQTPWDIVVEIVSPDQSRADLKAKCRWYCANGVEISLMIDPDREDVICFGADGSRVELRNEDRIDLDSVLPGLHLTPDDLFSELYAD
- a CDS encoding Uma2 family endonuclease codes for the protein MTLTGRRLTLDEFLALPEESPALEFIDGVVVPKVSPKMYHGRIQSKFVERVNVYAEPRELAVAFSETRATFGGQSRIPDVGVYRWSRVPQDTDGKVVTDSFVPWDIAVEIVSPDQSRSDVADKCQWYCANGVEISLMIDPIREDVLRFGADGSRIVVRGDDVIDLESVIPGFRITPYELFSALYFGRR
- a CDS encoding ABC transporter permease, yielding MARPLEMAPDARPGPAPMGEVAAPTQMRRRPRTSFLVRFYRSSLLGTGAAIALLVIFGIGAFASVVSPYDPLAANFAATRREPSLQYLLGTDYLGRDVLSRIFYGARISLLVAVTSVLLGDSIGFVWGVASGYIGRRFDMISQRVLDIMLSFPGLILAILLMAGLGPRLETVIIAIAISRVPLSTRVIRAVVLSVKETSYVESARCIGATSLRVMVRHVAPQCLAPFLVIFSANLGTAIFAESALAFLGIGVPEPTPTWGRMLGGVLSEAFRPPWWLIVFPGLAITITIMAANLFGDALRDMLDPRLKQRLS
- a CDS encoding 1-acyl-sn-glycerol-3-phosphate acyltransferase, whose product is MVALAPAQSATGLDEAERLRQFHEVCRRDLVQLAGVHTSWFARNALQIGMRGQLRRFADSMAHFNERLDSHGLAHAAVDICARYNGTVDSRGAQSIPADGPLLLASNHPGMFDTLAIYATLPRQDIRAIARPQPLLNLLSSLAPNLLLLPDEGPGRSGSLREVLRVLREGTPLLIFPAGHLEPEPVLIGRHGPGDDFPTEPFQPWSAGIGTMVRMAARQGIPLKVVPTSIVGVLSLSTWNWFGPLIRRRPTLRRREDLVAVLQVAFPSFGPTTIRVTYGEPIDAAELAAEEPSPEAITARVQGIVRQQIAAARNDLLVV
- a CDS encoding HAD family phosphatase translates to MSVCLFDAVIFDMDGVLLDSEPIYLAATNGVLAREGKYLSPEENARYIGVRFPDMLAEIIPAMGLAHDAAYYIAETRQQVLIEFGKPLTPPAGARELIERLVDHGVPRAVGSSSGHGWVEQILTNLGVRQYFDVIVGGDDVQHGKPEPDIFLRCAELLGVQPERCAVIEDSANGVLAARRAGMTAIGLRTASTATLVLEGCLAVVDTFHEAAGHLGVALER